One genomic region from Nitrospirota bacterium encodes:
- a CDS encoding acyloxyacyl hydrolase: MALPTSVKSLTLSVLLLLADIRPARAFDALNPLGEPKLVLLGFPAFAASLYFTETDPSDRDRGSGDLRSRSWFISSQAGYFRSHGGRETDVADARSAFGFHFRRWLCAGMEFNLTGFRDDEVRTAGLGGNIFTRWQLPIGEKWTPFLETGIGMIFTADVFPPGGTKVNFTPLYGVGFLFRRFDDAYFFGSLRHLHISNGALIAGDSRNPGFDSLGATLGWQFQF; the protein is encoded by the coding sequence ACTAGCGTCAAGTCACTCACCTTGTCCGTGCTCCTTCTTCTGGCGGACATCCGGCCGGCCCGGGCCTTCGACGCGCTGAATCCGCTGGGCGAGCCGAAGCTCGTCCTGCTGGGGTTCCCGGCATTCGCGGCATCGCTTTACTTCACGGAGACGGACCCTTCGGACCGCGACCGCGGATCGGGCGATCTCCGATCGCGCTCATGGTTCATCTCGTCGCAAGCCGGATATTTCCGAAGCCACGGGGGACGGGAAACGGATGTGGCCGACGCGCGGAGCGCCTTCGGTTTTCACTTTCGCCGCTGGCTCTGCGCCGGCATGGAGTTCAATCTCACCGGCTTCCGCGACGACGAGGTGCGCACGGCGGGCCTCGGCGGGAACATTTTCACTCGATGGCAGTTGCCGATCGGCGAGAAGTGGACCCCCTTCCTGGAAACCGGCATCGGCATGATCTTCACCGCTGACGTTTTTCCACCCGGCGGCACCAAGGTCAACTTCACTCCGCTCTACGGCGTAGGATTCTTGTTTCGCCGGTTCGATGACGCGTACTTCTTCGGATCCCTGCGCCACCTTCACATCTCGAACGGCGCGCTTATCGCCGGCGACTCCCGCAACCCCGGCTTCGACTCCCTCGGCGCCACCCTCGGCTGGCAGTTCCAGTTCTGA